The proteins below are encoded in one region of Bifidobacterium catenulatum DSM 16992 = JCM 1194 = LMG 11043:
- the rplJ gene encoding 50S ribosomal protein L10 — MKRPEKEAVIAQLTDKFRDADAIYLTEYRGLTVPQISELREKLGRDTSYTVAKNTLIRIAAKEAGVEGLDEILAGPTAVTFVKGDFIEAAKTLRDFAKTNKALIIKGGFADGTVYDAEGAKKLADLKSRPQLLAEFAGDIKATMSKAAYLFNALPTKAVRTIDALREKQEKAA, encoded by the coding sequence ATGAAGAGGCCCGAAAAGGAAGCGGTGATCGCCCAGCTTACGGATAAGTTCCGTGACGCTGATGCTATCTACCTGACCGAGTACCGCGGGCTTACCGTTCCGCAGATCTCTGAACTGCGCGAAAAGCTAGGCCGCGATACTTCCTACACTGTGGCTAAGAACACGCTGATTCGCATTGCAGCCAAGGAAGCTGGCGTCGAAGGTCTCGATGAGATCCTCGCTGGTCCGACCGCTGTGACCTTCGTGAAGGGTGACTTCATCGAAGCTGCGAAGACCCTGCGTGACTTCGCCAAGACCAACAAGGCACTGATCATCAAGGGCGGCTTCGCTGATGGCACCGTCTACGATGCTGAAGGCGCCAAGAAGCTGGCAGACCTCAAGTCTCGCCCGCAGCTGCTCGCCGAGTTCGCCGGCGACATCAAGGCTACGATGTCCAAGGCCGCGTACTTGTTCAACGCTCTGCCGACCAAGGCTGTGCGTACGATCGATGCGCTCCGCGAGAAGCAGGAAAAAGCCGCCTGA
- a CDS encoding NCS2 family permease, with product MEKFFHLKENGTTVSTEVMAGLTTFFAMSYIIIVNPQILSSTGMPWGGVFLATIIAAIIGTLVMGLFANVPYAQAAGMGLNAFFTYTVCFGLGFKWQETLCMVFLCGLINIIITVTKIRKMIIQAIPEVLQNAIGGGIGLFVAYVGFLNVGFFTFTTKADAKNGDAVQATPGLAVMNNPTIWLFIIGLVLAIVLTVLKVRGGMLIAIAVTAVVGIPMGQTTMANSVSIADTFAQLPQTFGVIFTKDGFPALFSDVSKLPIILLTIFAFSMSDTFDTIGTFIGTGRRTGIFSAEDEKALENGSGFSSKMDKALFADSIATSIGAICGTSNTTTYVESSAGIAAGGRTGLTSVVVAICFALSAFLSPVISAIPSAATAGVLVVVGCMMASSLKEIDWGDISEAVPAFFASVFMAFSYSISYGIAGGFITYCLIKTCKGKAKEVHPVIWVVAVLFILDFIITAVL from the coding sequence ATGGAAAAGTTCTTCCATCTTAAAGAGAACGGCACCACCGTGTCCACTGAGGTCATGGCCGGTCTGACCACGTTCTTCGCAATGTCGTACATCATCATCGTCAACCCGCAGATCCTGTCTTCGACCGGTATGCCGTGGGGCGGCGTGTTCCTCGCCACCATCATCGCGGCCATCATCGGCACGCTCGTGATGGGCCTGTTCGCCAACGTTCCGTACGCGCAGGCCGCCGGCATGGGCCTCAACGCGTTCTTCACCTACACCGTGTGCTTCGGCCTCGGCTTCAAGTGGCAGGAAACCCTGTGCATGGTGTTCCTGTGCGGTTTGATCAACATCATCATCACCGTCACCAAGATTCGTAAGATGATCATCCAAGCCATTCCGGAAGTGCTGCAGAACGCCATCGGCGGCGGCATCGGCCTGTTCGTGGCCTACGTCGGCTTCCTCAACGTCGGTTTCTTCACCTTCACCACCAAGGCGGACGCCAAGAACGGCGATGCCGTGCAGGCCACCCCGGGCCTTGCCGTCATGAACAATCCGACCATCTGGCTGTTCATCATCGGCCTGGTGCTGGCCATCGTGCTCACCGTGCTCAAGGTACGCGGCGGCATGCTGATCGCCATCGCCGTCACCGCGGTCGTCGGCATTCCGATGGGCCAGACCACCATGGCCAACTCCGTGTCCATCGCCGACACCTTCGCCCAGCTGCCGCAGACCTTCGGCGTGATCTTCACCAAGGATGGCTTCCCGGCGCTGTTCTCCGACGTGTCGAAGCTGCCGATCATCCTGCTGACCATCTTCGCGTTCTCCATGTCCGACACCTTCGACACCATCGGCACCTTCATCGGCACCGGCCGTCGTACCGGCATCTTCTCCGCCGAGGACGAGAAGGCTCTTGAGAACGGTTCCGGCTTCTCCTCCAAGATGGACAAGGCCCTGTTCGCCGACTCCATCGCCACCTCCATCGGCGCCATCTGCGGCACCTCGAACACCACCACCTACGTGGAGTCCTCCGCGGGTATCGCCGCCGGCGGCCGCACCGGCCTGACCTCCGTGGTCGTGGCGATCTGCTTCGCGCTGTCCGCCTTCCTCTCCCCGGTCATCTCCGCCATTCCGTCCGCCGCAACCGCAGGCGTGCTCGTGGTGGTGGGCTGCATGATGGCGTCCTCGCTGAAGGAAATCGACTGGGGCGATATCTCCGAGGCCGTGCCGGCGTTCTTCGCCTCCGTATTCATGGCGTTCAGCTACTCCATCTCCTACGGCATCGCCGGCGGCTTCATCACCTACTGCCTGATCAAGACTTGCAAGGGCAAGGCCAAGGAAGTGCATCCGGTGATCTGGGTCGTGGCCGTGCTGTTCATTCTGGACTTCATCATCACCGCAGTGCTGTAA
- a CDS encoding FHA domain-containing protein yields MSEDQRTAQQWTVKVDGTELKKLESGESVEIGRKPLRPLVDDGFARLDIMDASKSMSKRHAIFSVDAQGNASVRDLKSTNGSFVVADNGQLMRLPADEDFQLPTTPMTLQFGDVRVTFERDIAQTVPETEDHTSASVSNLFSYAVSDEVPQAPDAVDMSVDDILNLRAGEPTALFNARSVANRVNFMQLAERQSFAPVRSNEPDYGDLPSVSLVQHNVIADNTPRDLFADAVAEQHAAEEAAKKNAAENEHEANQSESVQEVSLPMQTAIGNETEHDTIPVSKLFSARPSKPIIVALPAEENNMSEQQTEASHEQSNEIGEQSAAIVQQANDETPSQEETSSQQADDERFRPHATQSQVASEPSPDETSAFKPVFEPGSVFDRVSKGELVKQEQTIEVDGLTSDDAKRTDDFTVQFEMARHPELLPFLAMNPSLYDDLYAWLGALGNTDIDAALSHNPGYAEYRKAVGK; encoded by the coding sequence GTGAGCGAAGATCAACGAACGGCGCAGCAGTGGACCGTCAAGGTTGATGGAACCGAACTCAAGAAGCTGGAAAGCGGCGAAAGCGTGGAAATCGGTCGTAAGCCGTTGCGTCCTCTGGTGGATGATGGATTCGCGCGACTCGACATTATGGACGCAAGCAAATCCATGTCGAAACGGCATGCCATTTTTTCAGTCGATGCGCAGGGCAATGCTTCCGTGCGTGATCTCAAGTCGACCAATGGTTCGTTTGTGGTGGCCGACAATGGCCAATTGATGCGTCTGCCGGCGGATGAGGATTTCCAATTGCCAACCACACCGATGACGCTGCAATTCGGTGACGTGCGCGTCACCTTCGAACGAGACATCGCACAGACAGTGCCTGAGACCGAGGACCATACGTCGGCTTCGGTCTCCAACCTGTTCTCCTACGCGGTGTCCGACGAGGTGCCGCAGGCGCCTGATGCGGTGGATATGTCGGTCGATGATATTCTCAACCTGCGTGCCGGCGAGCCAACCGCATTGTTCAACGCGCGTAGCGTCGCCAATCGTGTTAATTTCATGCAACTTGCCGAGCGTCAGTCTTTTGCTCCCGTCCGTTCCAACGAGCCGGATTATGGAGATTTGCCATCCGTTTCGCTGGTGCAGCATAACGTGATCGCAGACAATACTCCGCGCGACCTGTTCGCGGATGCCGTGGCGGAACAGCATGCCGCGGAGGAAGCCGCCAAGAAGAACGCTGCGGAAAACGAACATGAAGCGAATCAGTCGGAATCCGTGCAGGAAGTTTCGTTGCCGATGCAAACCGCAATAGGAAATGAAACTGAGCATGACACGATTCCCGTGAGCAAGCTGTTCAGCGCGCGTCCGAGCAAGCCGATTATCGTGGCGTTGCCGGCTGAAGAAAACAATATGTCGGAACAACAGACAGAAGCATCGCACGAGCAGTCCAACGAAATAGGGGAGCAGTCTGCCGCGATCGTGCAACAGGCAAATGACGAAACTCCAAGCCAGGAGGAAACCTCGTCGCAGCAGGCCGATGATGAGCGCTTCAGACCACATGCTACACAATCGCAGGTTGCGAGCGAACCGTCGCCGGACGAAACCAGCGCGTTCAAGCCTGTTTTCGAACCCGGATCAGTGTTCGACCGCGTTTCCAAGGGCGAGCTCGTCAAGCAGGAGCAGACCATCGAAGTCGACGGGCTGACTTCGGATGATGCCAAGCGCACCGACGATTTCACCGTGCAGTTCGAGATGGCGCGTCATCCGGAACTGCTGCCATTCCTTGCCATGAACCCGTCGCTATACGACGATCTGTATGCATGGCTGGGCGCATTGGGCAATACAGACATCGACGCGGCCCTGTCACATAATCCGGGGTATGCGGAATACCGTAAAGCGGTAGGGAAGTGA
- the rplL gene encoding 50S ribosomal protein L7/L12, with protein MAKYTNDELLEAFGEMTLVELSEFVKAFEEKFDVEAAAPAAVAVAAPGAAAPAEEEKDEFDVILSAVGDKKIQVIKAVRAITSLGLAEAKALVDGAPKAVLEKAKKEDAEKAKSQLEEAGATVELK; from the coding sequence ATGGCTAAGTACACCAACGATGAGCTGCTCGAAGCTTTCGGTGAGATGACCCTGGTTGAGCTCTCCGAGTTCGTCAAGGCTTTCGAAGAGAAGTTCGACGTCGAGGCTGCCGCTCCGGCTGCTGTCGCCGTTGCTGCTCCGGGCGCTGCTGCTCCGGCTGAGGAAGAGAAGGACGAGTTCGACGTCATCCTCTCCGCCGTTGGCGACAAGAAGATCCAGGTCATCAAGGCCGTCCGCGCTATCACCTCCCTGGGTCTGGCTGAGGCCAAGGCTCTGGTCGACGGCGCTCCGAAGGCTGTCCTGGAGAAGGCCAAGAAGGAAGACGCTGAGAAGGCTAAGTCCCAGCTCGAAGAAGCCGGCGCTACCGTCGAGCTCAAGTGA